The Arachis duranensis cultivar V14167 chromosome 2, aradu.V14167.gnm2.J7QH, whole genome shotgun sequence genome has a window encoding:
- the LOC107474781 gene encoding 60S ribosomal protein L13a-4: MVSGSGICASRVVVDARHHMLGRLASIVAKELLNGQKVVVVRCEEICISGGLVRQKMKYMRFLRKRMNTKPSHGPIHFRAPSKIFWRTVRGMIPHKTKRGEAALARLKVFEGIPPPYDKTKRMVIPDALKVLRLQKGHKFCLLGRLSSEVGWNYYDTITELEKKRKEKAHLLYERKKQLNKLRVKAEKVAEEKLGSQLDILAPVKY, translated from the exons ATGGTGTCGGGTTCAGGGATATGCGCATCACGGGTGGTGGTGGACGCAAGGCACCACATGCTTGGTCGTCTGGCGTCGATAGTGGCGAAGGAGCTTCTCAATGGTCAGAAGGTTGTGGTGGTTAGGTGCGAGGAGATCTGCATTTCCGGTGGGCTTGTGAGACAGAAAATGAAGTATATGAGGTTCCTCCGTAAGAGGATGAACACTAAGCCCTCTCATGGTCCCATCCATTTCCGTGCTCCTTCTAAGATCTTCTGGCGCACCGTTCGAGG TATGATACCACACAAGACAAAGCGTGGGGAAGCTGCACTTGCTCGTTTGAAGGTTTTTGAGGGAATCCCTCCTCCCTATGACAAGACAAAGAGGATGGTCATCCCTGATGCTCTGAA GGTTCTGAGGCTTCAGAAGGGACACAAATTCTGCTTGCTTGGTAGATTGTCATCTGAGGTTGGATGGAACTACTACGATACCATCACT GAGctggagaagaagagaaaggagaagGCACATTTGTTGTACGAGAGAAAGAAGCAGCTCAACAAATTGAGGGTGAAAGCTGAGAAGGTTGCTGAGGAGAAGCTTGGGTCCCAACTTGATATCCTTGCTCCAGTCAAATACTGA